The following are from one region of the Gloeocapsopsis sp. IPPAS B-1203 genome:
- the petA gene encoding cytochrome f, whose amino-acid sequence MKKALLSTAIVKTLVIAIATVTFLLASDLVLPQSAAAYPFWAQQTYPETPREPTGRIVCANCHLAAKPTEVEIPQSVLPDTVFEAVVKIPYDTNTQQVLSDGSLGGLNVGAVLMLPEGFKIAPPERISEEMKEKVGDLYFQPYSEDKDNIVIVGPLPGEQYQEIVFPVLSPDPRSDKNIHFGKYPVHVGGNRGRGQVYPTGEKSNNSVYNASAAGTIAKIAQTTDENGTTQYQVTINADSGETVVETIPLGPKLIVSEGQAVAAGDALTDNPNVGGFGQDDGEIVLQSTARIQWLMAFLAAIMLCQVLLVLKKKQVEKVQAAEMNF is encoded by the coding sequence ATGAAAAAAGCTTTGTTATCAACAGCGATTGTCAAAACGTTAGTTATCGCGATCGCTACTGTCACCTTCTTGCTAGCAAGCGATCTGGTACTTCCCCAGTCAGCTGCTGCTTATCCTTTTTGGGCACAGCAAACCTATCCCGAAACTCCCCGCGAACCTACAGGAAGAATTGTTTGTGCTAACTGTCACTTAGCTGCTAAACCTACAGAAGTAGAGATACCGCAATCTGTACTTCCCGATACTGTATTTGAAGCAGTTGTAAAAATTCCCTACGACACCAACACTCAGCAAGTTCTTAGTGATGGTTCTTTGGGCGGGCTAAATGTAGGCGCAGTATTAATGTTACCGGAAGGCTTTAAGATTGCCCCTCCTGAACGCATTTCGGAGGAGATGAAAGAAAAAGTTGGCGATCTTTACTTCCAACCCTATAGCGAAGATAAAGACAATATTGTCATCGTTGGACCTCTACCAGGCGAACAGTATCAAGAAATCGTTTTTCCAGTACTATCACCCGATCCAAGATCAGACAAAAATATTCACTTTGGCAAATATCCTGTTCATGTAGGTGGTAATCGCGGACGAGGTCAAGTTTACCCGACAGGTGAGAAAAGTAACAACTCAGTTTACAACGCCTCAGCCGCAGGAACAATTGCTAAAATTGCTCAAACTACTGATGAAAACGGAACAACACAGTACCAAGTCACTATTAATGCTGATTCAGGTGAAACAGTCGTTGAGACAATTCCTCTAGGACCAAAACTGATTGTCTCCGAAGGACAAGCAGTAGCAGCTGGCGATGCTTTGACTGATAACCCGAACGTCGGTGGCTTTGGTCAAGACGACGGTGAAATTGTGCTCCAAAGTACCGCAAGAATTCAATGGTTGATGGCATTTTTAGCCGCAATTATGCTATGTCAAGTACTACTAGTACTGAAGAAAAAGCAAGTTGAGAAAGTCCAAGCAGCAGAAATGAATTTCTAA
- a CDS encoding DUF2301 domain-containing membrane protein, with protein sequence MTQHVSESIVYQGQFGEFTINEGDRTGVIVYRTGLMVAALSFALGSALVLLNHNAVNLQILTPLFACFCIALGVSLFTIHIYLAALHRLLQIFWAIGTLSAVFFAVSSVEPLALTIYNHPTSLFGVGFVFAALTGIYFKEAFCFDRLETKVLTPLVPILLLGHILQVLPVQLEQIMLAGWATLFVVFALRKVIQPIPPDIGDKSVFVYLKQQRFKSSEF encoded by the coding sequence ATGACTCAACATGTATCTGAATCAATCGTTTACCAAGGTCAATTTGGTGAATTCACAATTAATGAGGGCGATCGCACTGGCGTTATTGTCTATCGCACAGGGTTAATGGTAGCTGCATTGAGTTTTGCTCTTGGTAGTGCTTTAGTGTTACTGAATCACAATGCAGTGAATTTACAAATTCTAACTCCTTTATTTGCTTGTTTTTGCATAGCATTAGGCGTAAGCCTGTTTACAATTCATATTTATTTAGCAGCACTTCATCGATTACTCCAAATTTTTTGGGCAATTGGCACATTATCTGCTGTCTTTTTTGCAGTTTCTAGTGTTGAACCTTTAGCACTCACAATCTACAATCATCCAACGAGTTTGTTTGGTGTTGGTTTCGTTTTCGCTGCTTTGACGGGCATTTACTTTAAAGAAGCCTTTTGTTTTGATCGTTTAGAAACAAAAGTTTTGACGCCATTAGTACCCATTCTATTATTGGGTCATATATTACAAGTTTTACCTGTGCAATTGGAACAAATAATGCTAGCAGGATGGGCAACATTGTTTGTTGTATTTGCCTTGCGTAAGGTAATACAACCTATCCCTCCAGATATTGGAGATAAATCAGTTTTTGTTTATTTAAAACAACAGCGTTTTAAAAGTTCTGAGTTTTGA
- a CDS encoding tRNA-binding protein has protein sequence MTEITYSDFEKVEIRVGEVLEVVNFPEARTPAYKLWIDFGALGVKKSSAQITKYQHEELIGKQVLAVTNFPARQVANFMSEVLVLGVVLDDGQVVLIQPDRHVPLGSRIL, from the coding sequence ATGACAGAAATTACGTACAGCGATTTTGAGAAAGTAGAAATTCGCGTTGGTGAGGTTTTAGAAGTTGTAAATTTTCCAGAAGCTAGAACACCAGCATATAAGCTGTGGATCGATTTTGGTGCTTTAGGAGTTAAAAAATCTAGCGCTCAAATTACTAAATACCAGCATGAAGAATTAATAGGTAAACAAGTTTTAGCTGTCACCAATTTTCCTGCGCGTCAAGTTGCAAATTTTATGTCAGAAGTGTTAGTTTTGGGTGTTGTTTTAGACGATGGGCAAGTGGTACTCATTCAGCCCGATCGCCATGTTCCCCTTGGCAGTAGAATTTTATAA
- the petC gene encoding cytochrome b6-f complex iron-sulfur subunit, whose amino-acid sequence MAQMSKSMDVPDMGRRQFMNLLTFGTITGTALGALYPVVKFFIPPNSGGAGGGVKAKDALGNDISVSNFLETHNPGDRVLAQGLKGDPTYIVVESKEAIGDYGMNAVCTHLGCVVPWNAAENKFKCPCHGSQYDETGKVVRGPAPLSLALVHVKPEDDKISITPWTETDFRTGESPWWT is encoded by the coding sequence ATGGCTCAAATGTCTAAATCCATGGACGTACCCGATATGGGGCGTCGTCAATTCATGAACTTGCTCACCTTTGGTACGATTACCGGAACAGCTTTAGGAGCATTGTATCCGGTAGTGAAGTTCTTTATTCCACCTAACAGTGGTGGTGCTGGCGGTGGTGTCAAAGCAAAAGACGCGCTAGGTAACGATATTAGCGTCAGTAACTTCTTAGAAACGCACAATCCAGGCGATCGCGTACTCGCCCAAGGACTCAAAGGCGATCCGACTTATATTGTCGTTGAAAGTAAAGAAGCAATTGGCGATTACGGAATGAACGCGGTGTGTACCCACCTTGGTTGTGTTGTTCCTTGGAATGCCGCAGAAAACAAGTTTAAGTGCCCTTGTCATGGCTCGCAGTACGATGAAACTGGCAAAGTTGTTCGAGGTCCAGCACCACTATCGTTAGCACTCGTCCATGTTAAGCCAGAAGACGATAAAATTTCCATCACGCCTTGGACTGAAACAGATTTTCGTACTGGTGAATCGCCTTGGTGGACTTAA
- a CDS encoding DUF3067 family protein, translating into MTGKELRQLLLNKWGRSYDVQLRRVQSKVFLQVMWKYLEQASFPLTEAEYQEHLDAIANYLHALGGTQQVQQFIAQTRERPRLGKAVSIPLDLDLGERASEWLI; encoded by the coding sequence ATGACAGGCAAGGAGTTACGCCAGCTATTGTTGAATAAGTGGGGGCGATCGTACGATGTCCAGTTACGACGTGTCCAAAGCAAAGTTTTTCTGCAGGTGATGTGGAAGTACCTAGAACAAGCGTCTTTCCCGCTTACCGAAGCAGAATATCAAGAACATTTGGATGCGATCGCCAATTATCTTCATGCTTTAGGCGGAACGCAGCAAGTACAACAATTTATTGCTCAAACTCGCGAACGTCCTCGATTAGGTAAAGCCGTTAGTATTCCCCTCGATTTAGATTTGGGTGAACGTGCTTCGGAGTGGCTGATCTAG
- a CDS encoding TetR/AcrR family transcriptional regulator, whose product MAQSPRTKRVTKSVRQIRDAEVTQQQILDAAEVEFAKHGLHGARLSAIATRAKITTAMIHYYFDNKEGLYKAVLQRPIDEVHLMVNQLELDDLSPEDALKEVIRTAIAYEAKNLHRQMLWFQEASQNQGLYFKQANVSSLHKYLLNILKRGMVEGCFRTLDPFLALTHILSVCIFYFTVQENWKHLTPDIDRLSSEMVEKHTQAAIEFILAAVRKTP is encoded by the coding sequence GTGGCGCAGTCACCTAGAACTAAGCGTGTTACTAAATCTGTTCGTCAGATACGGGATGCTGAAGTAACACAGCAGCAGATTCTTGATGCAGCAGAAGTTGAGTTTGCTAAGCATGGTTTACACGGTGCGCGGTTAAGTGCGATCGCAACTCGTGCCAAGATTACAACGGCAATGATTCACTACTACTTCGATAACAAAGAAGGATTATATAAAGCAGTTTTGCAGCGTCCGATTGATGAAGTTCACTTGATGGTGAATCAACTGGAACTTGATGATTTGTCACCAGAAGATGCTCTCAAAGAGGTAATTCGTACTGCGATCGCCTACGAGGCTAAGAATCTGCACCGCCAAATGCTGTGGTTTCAAGAAGCAAGTCAAAATCAGGGTTTGTATTTCAAGCAAGCTAACGTGTCGAGCTTGCACAAGTATTTACTTAATATTCTCAAACGTGGCATGGTAGAAGGGTGTTTTCGGACACTCGATCCCTTTTTAGCACTGACTCATATCTTAAGTGTTTGTATTTTCTACTTCACAGTGCAAGAAAACTGGAAGCACTTAACGCCGGACATTGATCGCCTCAGTTCAGAAATGGTAGAAAAACATACTCAAGCAGCAATTGAGTTCATTTTAGCAGCAGTGAGAAAAACGCCATAA
- a CDS encoding Precorrin-3B methylase, which yields MPTKKDKDTPLTQEALIKEVCRRIRVARSYWDAHNNAACRHERDRALQLYDTLTPEQKDQIPQVLRVWLRYRSEKYFGAHRTPPKHKSKRSQKK from the coding sequence ATGCCTACTAAAAAAGATAAAGATACTCCACTCACTCAAGAAGCACTGATTAAGGAAGTTTGTCGTCGGATTCGTGTAGCGAGGAGTTATTGGGATGCACACAACAATGCAGCTTGTCGTCACGAACGCGATCGCGCTTTACAACTCTACGACACTCTAACACCAGAGCAAAAAGACCAAATTCCTCAAGTCTTAAGAGTGTGGCTGCGTTACCGTAGTGAAAAATATTTCGGCGCACATAGAACTCCTCCAAAGCATAAATCAAAGCGGAGTCAGAAAAAGTGA
- the tatC gene encoding twin-arginine translocase subunit TatC → MTPPSELDSATMPDPTTDLEETKPEINKQDLENHDDELPDEVEMSLFDHLEELRQRIFYSLIAVVLGVIGCFIAVKPIVQLLEVPAQGVKFLQLAPGEYFFVSIKVAGYSGLLLASPFVLYQIIQFVLPGLTRRERRLVAPIVLGSTVLFAAGLVFAYVALIPAALKFFINYGADVVEQLWSIDRYFEFVLLLLFSTGLAFQIPVIQLLLGALGIVSSQQMLSGWRYVILGGVILGAVLTPSTDPLTQSLLAGAVLGLYFGGIGAVKLIGK, encoded by the coding sequence ATGACGCCGCCCTCAGAATTAGATAGTGCAACTATGCCCGATCCAACGACTGACTTGGAAGAAACCAAGCCTGAGATAAACAAGCAGGATTTGGAAAACCACGATGATGAGTTGCCTGATGAAGTAGAGATGTCGCTGTTCGATCACTTAGAAGAGTTACGACAGCGGATTTTTTACTCGTTAATTGCTGTAGTTTTGGGCGTGATTGGCTGCTTTATTGCCGTTAAACCAATTGTGCAGTTGCTTGAAGTTCCGGCGCAAGGAGTTAAGTTTCTGCAGCTAGCGCCAGGAGAATACTTTTTTGTCTCTATCAAAGTAGCGGGGTATAGTGGGTTACTCTTAGCTAGCCCGTTTGTGCTGTATCAGATTATTCAGTTTGTCTTACCAGGGCTAACACGTCGCGAACGCCGTTTAGTCGCACCAATTGTTTTAGGTTCAACAGTGTTGTTTGCTGCTGGATTGGTATTTGCTTATGTTGCCCTGATTCCTGCTGCATTGAAGTTTTTTATTAACTATGGTGCTGATGTTGTAGAACAACTGTGGTCAATTGACCGCTACTTTGAGTTCGTGCTGCTACTGTTGTTTAGTACTGGTTTAGCTTTTCAAATTCCTGTGATTCAACTGTTGCTTGGGGCATTAGGCATTGTTTCTTCTCAGCAGATGCTGTCAGGTTGGCGCTATGTTATTTTAGGCGGAGTCATTTTAGGCGCAGTCTTAACACCCTCAACTGATCCTCTGACACAAAGCTTATTGGCTGGTGCAGTATTAGGGCTTTACTTTGGTGGCATTGGTGCTGTTAAGTTAATTGGAAAATGA
- a CDS encoding ATP-binding protein codes for MSPKFELEIKQLNREIRILQKKLERSEIDRARLEATNRSKEFLLKRVIGDLQEYQSILEKKSADLEQAFDELTRMKDKLVETEKMAALGSLVAGVAHEISTPVGTSVTLASTLMDETRSLMMTVKTGQLKRSTLNNYLDIAQESTNLILNNLNRAGELVQSFKQVAVDQSSLEQRTFSVKHYLEEVVMSLSPQFRKNLHTVTIEGNDAIAIHSYPGALAQVVTNLMTNSLIHGYSQQAKGHLRFDVTKHNDQVVIQYRDDGTGIPTQILEKIFEPFFTTAREKGGTGLGLHITYNLVTQKLQGRIAVQSEVGKGTLFIIELPTSVT; via the coding sequence ATGTCTCCAAAATTTGAGCTTGAGATTAAACAACTAAATAGAGAAATTCGCATTCTTCAAAAGAAGTTAGAACGTTCGGAAATTGATCGCGCTAGATTAGAAGCAACGAATCGTAGCAAGGAATTTCTGCTCAAGCGTGTCATTGGCGATTTGCAAGAATATCAAAGCATTCTTGAAAAAAAGAGTGCTGATTTAGAACAAGCATTTGATGAACTGACTAGGATGAAAGATAAGCTAGTCGAAACTGAGAAAATGGCGGCTTTGGGTAGTTTGGTTGCAGGTGTTGCCCATGAAATTAGTACTCCAGTCGGAACTAGCGTCACCCTTGCCTCAACTTTAATGGATGAAACGCGATCGCTCATGATGACAGTCAAGACAGGACAACTCAAGCGTTCAACTTTAAATAATTACTTAGATATTGCTCAAGAAAGTACTAACTTAATTTTAAATAACCTCAATCGTGCGGGTGAATTGGTGCAAAGCTTCAAACAAGTTGCTGTCGATCAATCCAGCCTAGAGCAACGCACATTTTCTGTTAAGCATTACCTTGAGGAAGTCGTGATGAGTCTCTCGCCTCAATTTAGAAAAAACTTACACACCGTAACAATTGAAGGCAACGATGCGATCGCGATTCACAGCTATCCTGGTGCATTAGCTCAAGTAGTGACTAATTTAATGACAAATTCACTTATTCATGGCTACTCACAACAAGCAAAAGGTCATTTGCGTTTTGATGTGACAAAACATAACGACCAAGTCGTAATTCAGTACCGTGACGACGGTACTGGTATCCCTACACAAATTTTAGAAAAAATCTTTGAACCCTTTTTTACAACTGCCAGAGAGAAAGGAGGAACAGGATTGGGATTGCATATTACTTACAACCTAGTTACTCAAAAATTACAAGGCAGGATTGCTGTTCAAAGCGAGGTAGGAAAGGGCACGCTATTTATAATTGAACTTCCTACTTCGGTGACTTGA
- a CDS encoding FIST N-terminal domain-containing protein produces MLKVAIGHSSDPDSLEAVKEVIQQCRSTLAQTPQAGLLFAAIDFDHHLILQQINEAFPKIELIGGTTDGEISSILEFQQDSLTLMLFCADNIEFRASIGRNVSQNPEAIAQQAVETAKHRLTLPIQFCITVPESLTTSTVSILQGLKAALGTIPIFGGAAADQWQYKRTYQFFNTEVLSDAVPVLLVAGKLFFSYGVAGGWRPIGKRSLITKVNKNIIYEIDGKPALDFYHYYLNNSAPDAVYPLAVFPPGEEQFFLRGSVGHDLEQGSITVSGDIPEHSVVQITDASIDDVITASQTASIEAWAKYPGQAPEAALFFSCAWRRHILGTRANEEYQAIAHSSKQVIAGCGFYTYGEIAPLSNTGQTFFHNTTFVTLLIGSQ; encoded by the coding sequence ATGTTAAAAGTAGCGATTGGTCATAGTAGCGATCCTGATTCGCTAGAAGCTGTCAAGGAAGTTATCCAACAGTGTCGGAGTACTCTAGCACAGACACCACAAGCAGGACTTTTATTTGCTGCAATCGACTTCGATCATCATTTAATTCTGCAACAGATTAATGAAGCCTTTCCTAAGATTGAATTGATTGGAGGAACAACAGATGGTGAAATTTCCTCAATTTTAGAATTTCAGCAAGACTCATTGACACTGATGCTTTTTTGTGCAGACAATATAGAATTTCGAGCATCTATTGGGCGCAATGTGTCTCAAAACCCAGAGGCGATCGCTCAACAAGCAGTTGAAACGGCAAAACACCGCCTCACTTTACCTATTCAATTTTGTATTACTGTGCCAGAGAGTTTAACTACCTCCACAGTTTCGATTTTGCAAGGGCTAAAAGCAGCTTTAGGAACAATCCCAATCTTTGGTGGCGCTGCTGCAGATCAATGGCAATACAAACGTACCTATCAATTCTTCAACACAGAGGTTTTGAGTGACGCAGTTCCTGTGCTTCTTGTGGCTGGAAAACTATTCTTTTCCTATGGTGTGGCGGGTGGGTGGCGTCCTATTGGCAAACGCAGTCTGATTACGAAAGTCAACAAAAATATTATTTATGAAATTGATGGTAAGCCCGCTCTAGATTTCTATCACTATTATTTAAACAATTCAGCACCTGATGCTGTTTACCCACTTGCTGTGTTTCCACCTGGTGAAGAGCAATTTTTTTTAAGAGGATCAGTAGGTCACGATTTAGAACAAGGTAGCATTACTGTTTCAGGAGATATCCCTGAGCATTCCGTTGTCCAGATTACAGATGCTTCTATCGATGATGTTATTACTGCTTCACAAACGGCTTCTATAGAAGCATGGGCAAAATATCCAGGGCAAGCACCAGAAGCAGCACTATTTTTCTCGTGTGCTTGGCGACGGCACATTTTAGGTACACGGGCAAATGAAGAATACCAAGCGATCGCTCACTCCTCAAAACAAGTCATAGCAGGGTGCGGTTTTTACACTTATGGAGAGATTGCACCACTGAGCAATACAGGGCAAACTTTTTTCCACAATACGACATTTGTCACTTTATTGATTGGCAGCCAATGA
- a CDS encoding DUF1361 domain-containing protein, with the protein MIEMFFNSFLYILQAHSRWMSWNLFLAFIPLGLSVLLFRRKSLNRSLSWWLGFLVFFAFLPNAPYVLTDIIHLVTYIRRVDSIWLITLILFPLYLLFMSLGFEAYVISLINLGSYLHRIGKTRWITSAELITHALCAVGVYLGRFQRFNSWDLVTQLDVVATSLIEDLLGKRPLVIIAITFIIITVLYWITKQLNLGIILRQRSFIKSRQQNSNRVSQTET; encoded by the coding sequence ATGATAGAAATGTTTTTTAATAGCTTTCTATACATATTACAGGCTCATAGTCGTTGGATGAGTTGGAATTTGTTTTTAGCTTTTATTCCGTTAGGATTAAGCGTGCTTTTATTTCGACGTAAAAGTTTAAATCGTTCTCTATCTTGGTGGTTAGGGTTTCTTGTCTTTTTTGCTTTTCTACCAAACGCACCTTATGTTTTAACAGATATTATTCATTTAGTTACATATATTCGTAGAGTTGATTCTATATGGCTAATTACTTTAATTTTATTCCCCTTGTACTTGTTATTTATGTCACTAGGATTTGAAGCATATGTTATCTCTTTAATCAATTTAGGTTCCTATTTGCATCGCATAGGAAAAACTCGATGGATTACTAGCGCTGAATTAATTACTCATGCTTTGTGTGCTGTAGGAGTTTACTTAGGTCGATTTCAGAGATTTAATAGCTGGGACTTAGTTACACAACTAGATGTAGTGGCTACTAGTTTAATAGAAGATTTATTAGGTAAGCGTCCACTTGTTATTATTGCAATCACTTTTATTATAATTACTGTTTTATATTGGATTACCAAACAATTGAACTTGGGAATTATTTTACGACAACGCAGTTTTATCAAGTCGCGGCAGCAAAATTCAAATCGTGTTTCGCAAACTGAGACTTAA
- the dprA gene encoding DNA-processing protein DprA — translation MLAERAYWLAWSQISGIGPVLLQRLQQHFGTLATAWDAQEQELQQVEGFGVQTIAAISAGRSHLHPEQLLLEHQQQNINFWTPVDTDYPQLLLEIPSPPPILYYRGNVDLQENFGQKSLISIVGTRNPSEYGKRWTRKLSTTLARNGFTVVSGLADGIDTEAHHSCLAAGGRTIAVLGTGVDIVYPSRNRDLYQQILHQGLVVSEYPAKTPPDRAHFPRRNRIIAGLTRAVLVLEAPTRSGALITAHYANEFCRDVYALPGSLDNPRSLGCLELLHKGAGAILGEDSLLEMLGSMPQIDQALPSATQLPELAPELEKIFRAIAAESMPFDLIVQQTGFSASQVSSALLQLELVGLVSQLPGMRYQRC, via the coding sequence TTGTTAGCTGAACGTGCTTACTGGCTTGCTTGGTCACAAATTAGTGGAATTGGTCCAGTTTTGTTGCAACGATTGCAACAGCATTTTGGAACTTTAGCTACAGCATGGGATGCGCAAGAACAAGAGTTACAGCAAGTTGAAGGTTTCGGAGTTCAGACAATTGCAGCAATCAGTGCAGGGCGATCGCATCTTCACCCAGAACAGCTTTTACTCGAACACCAACAACAAAACATAAATTTCTGGACACCTGTTGATACCGATTATCCTCAATTGTTGTTAGAAATTCCTAGTCCACCACCAATATTGTACTATCGTGGTAATGTCGATCTTCAGGAAAATTTTGGGCAAAAATCCCTGATTAGCATCGTCGGTACGCGCAATCCTTCAGAATATGGTAAGCGGTGGACGCGCAAACTGAGTACTACTTTAGCAAGAAATGGGTTTACAGTTGTTTCCGGTTTAGCAGATGGAATTGATACCGAAGCACATCACAGCTGCTTAGCAGCTGGAGGCAGAACAATTGCAGTATTGGGTACTGGTGTTGATATTGTGTATCCATCCCGAAATCGCGATCTTTATCAACAAATTCTCCATCAAGGGTTAGTTGTGAGTGAGTATCCTGCTAAGACACCACCAGATCGCGCCCATTTTCCCCGCCGTAATCGGATTATCGCAGGTCTAACTCGTGCAGTACTAGTTCTAGAAGCACCGACACGTTCAGGTGCATTAATTACTGCACATTATGCAAATGAATTCTGTCGCGATGTTTACGCCTTACCAGGATCTTTAGACAATCCGCGATCGCTAGGCTGCTTGGAGTTATTACATAAAGGCGCTGGAGCTATTTTAGGCGAAGATTCTTTACTAGAAATGCTAGGCTCAATGCCACAAATTGATCAGGCACTACCCTCAGCAACACAACTACCAGAATTAGCACCAGAGTTGGAGAAAATCTTTAGGGCGATTGCTGCTGAATCTATGCCATTCGACTTGATTGTACAACAAACCGGTTTCTCAGCGAGTCAAGTTTCGAGCGCACTTCTACAACTAGAACTTGTCGGGCTAGTGTCTCAATTACCTGGAATGCGCTATCAGCGGTGCTAA
- a CDS encoding SAM-dependent chlorinase/fluorinase — translation MLTLLTDFGLTDIYVGVMKGIITQINPHINVIDLTHQIPPQNIAAARFCLMNAYTYFPSGTVHLGVVDPGVGSTRRAIAVEFATGFLVGPDNGIFSGVLSQTPALKAVELTNSDYWRVAQSSATFHGRDIFAPVAAHLTSGVSLDDLGGVIDVASLVKLEIPNSTIMDTSIQGCIQYIDGFGNLITNIPGNDMLSKQWAVIAGGVEIPGGKTYSEQLQGSAIALVGSHGWIEIAVNGGSARSQLHLDYLDPVQVLF, via the coding sequence ATGTTGACATTGCTAACTGACTTTGGATTAACTGATATATATGTGGGTGTAATGAAGGGAATAATCACTCAAATCAATCCTCATATAAATGTCATTGATCTGACACATCAAATTCCTCCTCAAAATATCGCAGCAGCAAGATTTTGCTTAATGAATGCTTATACTTACTTTCCTAGTGGAACTGTTCATCTTGGTGTTGTCGATCCTGGTGTGGGTAGTACGAGACGAGCGATCGCAGTAGAATTTGCCACAGGGTTTTTAGTTGGACCTGATAATGGTATATTTAGTGGTGTATTAAGTCAAACTCCTGCTTTAAAAGCGGTAGAATTAACGAACTCAGATTACTGGCGAGTTGCACAAAGTAGTGCCACATTTCATGGTAGAGATATCTTTGCACCTGTTGCAGCGCATCTTACTAGTGGAGTTTCTCTTGATGACTTGGGAGGCGTCATTGACGTTGCATCATTGGTAAAGCTGGAAATACCAAACTCCACTATTATGGACACAAGTATTCAGGGTTGTATTCAATATATCGATGGTTTTGGTAATTTAATTACTAATATTCCTGGCAATGACATGCTTAGTAAGCAGTGGGCTGTTATCGCCGGAGGAGTAGAAATACCAGGAGGTAAGACGTATAGCGAACAACTGCAGGGAAGTGCGATCGCTCTTGTTGGTAGTCATGGTTGGATTGAAATTGCAGTTAATGGTGGTAGTGCGCGATCGCAGCTACACTTGGATTATTTAGATCCTGTTCAAGTCTTGTTTTGA
- a CDS encoding diguanylate cyclase: MFPINPKLQNQFQQDVIFLKDDEICFGDETETAAQELPIPPNNWNVIIVDDEPDVHRATQLALNNVQFENRKLAFLSAYSGKEAKELLAIAHSDAALILLDVVMETNDAGLQVVQYIREELKNQHVRIILRTGHPGEAPEESVILNYDINDYKLKIELTRQKLLTTVIAALRSYRDINTIQQQQLELAHTLDRLEQVKLQLEEYTYTLEMKVAQRTAALEEANRELLRLAIVDNLTLVANRRRFDEYWQQQWQFLACQQQSLALILIDVDHFKLYNDYYGHQAGDECLWKIAQAISSVLNRPTDLVARYGGEEFAVILPYTSVKGAKKVAEAIVTEIYSLNIPHNQSLVSDCVTLSLGITCTVPQLDISWKSAIAFADKALYQAKREGRNRYSVYTP, translated from the coding sequence ATGTTTCCTATCAACCCTAAATTGCAGAATCAATTTCAACAAGATGTCATTTTCTTGAAGGATGATGAGATCTGCTTTGGCGATGAAACTGAGACAGCGGCGCAGGAACTGCCGATCCCACCAAATAATTGGAATGTCATCATTGTAGACGACGAACCTGATGTGCATCGAGCAACGCAACTAGCACTCAATAACGTTCAGTTTGAGAACAGAAAACTCGCATTTTTGTCTGCGTACTCAGGTAAAGAGGCGAAAGAATTACTAGCGATCGCTCACTCTGATGCTGCGCTAATCTTGCTAGATGTAGTGATGGAAACGAACGATGCTGGATTGCAAGTTGTTCAGTATATTCGTGAAGAACTCAAAAATCAGCATGTCCGAATCATTTTGCGCACGGGACATCCTGGCGAAGCTCCTGAAGAATCTGTTATTTTAAATTACGATATCAATGACTATAAACTCAAAATAGAACTCACTCGTCAAAAACTGTTAACAACAGTAATTGCAGCACTACGATCTTACCGAGACATCAACACAATTCAACAACAGCAACTTGAACTCGCCCACACTCTGGATCGCTTAGAGCAAGTTAAACTCCAGCTAGAAGAGTATACATACACCCTTGAGATGAAAGTTGCCCAGCGAACAGCCGCCTTAGAAGAAGCCAATCGCGAACTACTCCGACTAGCAATTGTAGATAACTTGACACTCGTTGCCAATCGCCGTCGCTTTGATGAGTATTGGCAGCAACAGTGGCAGTTTTTGGCATGCCAACAGCAATCTTTAGCGCTGATTTTAATTGATGTCGATCACTTCAAGCTTTATAACGATTACTATGGACATCAAGCAGGCGATGAATGTTTGTGGAAAATTGCTCAAGCAATTAGTTCTGTCTTAAACCGCCCCACAGACTTAGTTGCTCGGTATGGAGGTGAAGAGTTTGCCGTCATATTGCCTTACACTTCAGTCAAAGGAGCTAAAAAAGTTGCAGAAGCAATCGTAACTGAAATTTACAGCCTCAATATTCCCCACAACCAATCATTAGTGAGCGATTGCGTCACCTTAAGTCTAGGAATTACCTGCACCGTACCACAACTTGATATTTCATGGAAGAGTGCAATTGCATTTGCAGATAAAGCGCTATATCAGGCGAAGCGGGAAGGACGCAATCGATATAGTGTTTATACGCCTTAG